A part of Aricia agestis chromosome 13, ilAriAges1.1, whole genome shotgun sequence genomic DNA contains:
- the LOC121733359 gene encoding ras-related protein Ral-a isoform X2 translates to MFSNIAYQLSSKFSTISRDQKHLLGSMSKKPAGAPTLHKVIMVGSGGVGKSALTLQFMYDEFVEDYEPTKADSYRKKVVLDGEEVQIDILDTAGQEDYAAIRDNYFRSGEGFLCVFSITEPESFDATQEFREQILRVKSDEHIPFLLVGNKSDLADKRRVPLDACRDRAAAWRVPYVETSAKTRDNVDKAFLTLIRAVSQQKRGVTVTEDAPDDARCARNCCNIL, encoded by the exons ATGTTCTCAAATATAGCCTACCAACTCTCGTCGAAGTTTTCAACTATATCAAGAGATCAAAAG CACCTCCTGGGCAGCATGTCCAAGAAGCCGGCGGGCGCGCCCACGCTGCACAAGGTGATCATGGTGGGGTCAGGCGGCGTGGGCAAGTCGGCGCTCACGCTGCAGTTCATGTACGACGAGTTCGTCGAGGACTACGAGCCCACGAAGGCCGATAGCTACCGGAAAAAG GTGGTGCTGGACGGCGAGGAGGTGCAGATCGACATCCTGGACACGGCGGGGCAGGAGGACTACGCCGCCATCCGCGACAACTACTTCCGCAGCGGCGAGGGCTTCCTGTGCGTCTTCTCCATCACCGAGCCCGAGAGCTTCGACGCCACGCAG GAGTTCCGCGAGCAGATCCTTCGGGTGAAATCCGACGAGCACATTCCGTTCCTGCTGGTGGGCAACAAGTCGGACCTGGCGGACAAGCGGCGCGTGCCGCTCGACGCGTGCCGCGACCGCGCTGCCGCCTGGCGCGTCCCCTACGTCGAGACGTCGGCCAAGACGCGCGATAACGTCGATAAG GCTTTCTTGACGCTGATCCGCGCCGTGTCGCAGCAGAAGAGGGGCGTCACCGTGACCGAAGACGCCCCCGACGATGCGCGCTGCGCCCGCAACTGCTGCAACATCCTCTGA
- the LOC121733295 gene encoding GATOR complex protein MIOS, which translates to MASNKLDVLWSPIHDDKFIVWGQDITLYEVSPLEELENKTCTPLSATSGATVIASQSANGVRCVDISAIPEADPILALGHASGKITLTCPKQNYDPLGLVGKEFVPRCLRPCNSLAWNKTETNLLAVGMEKHKTDNCIAVWDVQMGSDEFPTASTPVIEVGMGESTHSVAWCGFAPRTLLATVSLKQIKLFDLREGGGGASAVAGWGGGGREARAWGGVAAEARGWAVAARGDAGAAVWDARALRRPLLDLPMRPPRKIQWSPTRRNLLMTLQRDAHTLRLHDIQQTADWRADQPYDIARAEEVETGTAVAVEREVCGAGAGAGAPLAAFAAHPARRARVLTLTAAGVVREWTVCERVSLAWAGGALVWAGGGALRRATPPADYAARARQRALADYGLKSDLWQNADLVDDEALSNMWLFLALSKSLFEDGCIRNSPWKHPGVCTVLKSPGDGYRSEAVAVLIPDLPSRKVTVYRSPERTRALQLCGWGWGWESAGAGVERAEAEGTPCRAAALAAFHLRMRAALDVLGRARAPALRVAALALAPPAPAQHEERLWRDALEAAAPALPDAYLRATLRFLAAACVGGPPDYSPVLAETEMRLEDRVAFACVYLADGALHEYARTLADELARRGDLAGLALTGVSPAGLALLQRWLDESGDVQTAALVAARCCPPELLRDARVQGWLEGYRALLDGWRLWWARCLLDTWVSAGGATGAAGARGGGAGVACTYCGKPVATPHARARPAFARLAPPAAKMKISSCPNCRKPLPRCGVCSLHLGTGAVGGGAGAGAGGGGAGAQFGGWFSWCVACRHGGHAAHLLEWFSEHAECPVSSCTCRCAALDPPDVPNALDPAPATADDTQAA; encoded by the exons ATGGCAAGTAATAAATTAGACGTTCTTTGGTCACCAATACATGATGACAAATTTATTGTATGGGGTCAGGACATAACCTTATACGAAGTATCTCCCCTAGAGGAATTGGAGAATAAGACTT GCACCCCCTTATCAGCTACCTCTGGAGCCACTGTTATAGCGTCTCAGAGTGCAAATGGCGTGCGCTGTGTGGACATCAGTGCCATTCCGGAAGCAGACCCCATACTGGCCTTAGGGCATGCAAGCGGAAAGATTACGCTCACTTGCCCCAAACAGAACTATGATCCACTGGGATTAGTTGGAAAGGAATTTG TGCCCAGGTGTCTCCGACCATGCAACTCCCTGGCATGGAACAAGACGGAAACTAACCTGCTAGCAGTGGGCATGGAGAAACACAAGACGGACAACTGCATCGCAGTTTGGGATGTACAAATGGGCTCAGATGAATTCCCAA CAGCATCAACACCAGTGATAGAGGTGGGCATGGGCGAGAGCACGCACAGTGTGGCGTGGTGCGGGTTCGCGCCGCGCACCCTCCTCGCCACCGTCAGCCTCAAGCAGATCAAGTTATTCGACCTCCGGG AGGGCGGTGGGGGCGCGTCCGCCGTCGCGGGATGGGGCGGGGGAGGGCGGGAGGCGCGCGCGTGGGGGGGCGTGGCGGCCGAGGCGCGCGGGTGGGCGGTCGCGGCGCGCGGGGACGCCGGCGCGGCAGTGTGGGACGCGCGCGCGCTGCGCCGCCCCCTACTTGACCTGCCTATGCGCCCGCCGCGGAAGATACAGTGGAGCCCTACTAG ACGCAACCTGCTGATGACGCTGCAGCGCGACGCGCACACTCTGCGGCTGCACGACATACAGCAGACGGCGGACTGGCGCGCCGACCAGCCCTACGACATAGCT CGTGCGGAGGAGGTGGAGACGGGTACGGCGGTGGCGGTGGAGCGCGAGGTGTgcggcgcgggggcgggggcgggggcgccGCTGGCTGCGTTCGCCGCGCACcccgcgcgccgcgcccgcgTGCTCACGCTGACGGCGGCGGGCGTGGTCCGCGAGTGGACGGTGTGCGAGCGCGTGTCGCTGGCCTGGGCGGGTGGCGCGCTCGTgtgggcggggggcggggcccTGCGCCGCGCCACGCCGCCCGCGGACTACGCCGCTCGAGCCCGACAGCGGGCCCTCGCCGACTACGGGTTAAAG TCGGACCTGTGGCAGAACGCGGACCTGGTGGACGACGAGGCGCTCAGCAACATGTGGCTGTTCCTCGCGCTCAGCAAGTCCCTCTTCGAGGACG GCTGCATCCGCAACAGCCCGTGGAAGCACCCGGGCGTGTGCACGGTGCTGAAGTCACCCGGCGACGGGTACCGCAGCGAGGCCGTGGCGGTGCTCATCCCCGACCTGCCCAGCCGCAAGGTCACCGTGTACCGCAGCCCTGAGCGCACGCGCGCCCTGCAACTGTGCGGCTGGGGCTGGGGCTGGGAGAGCGCCGGCGCCGGCGTCGAGCGCGCCGAGGCCGAGGGCACGCCCTGCCGCGCCGCCGCCCTAGCCGCCTTCCACCTGCGCATGCGTGCCGCGCTCGACGTGCTCGGACGTGCGCGCGCGCCCGCCCTGCGCGTCGCCGCCCTGGCGCtcgcgccgcccgcccccgcGCAGCACGAGGAGCGGCTGTGGCGCGACGCGCTGGAGGCGGCGGCGCCGGCGCTGCCCGACGCATACCTGCGCGCCACGCTGCGCTTCCTGGCGGCAGCGTGCGTCGGCGGCCCGCCCGACTACTCCCCCGTGCTCGCCGAGACCGAGATGCGGCTGGAGGACCGCGTGGCTTTCGCGTGCGTGTACCTGGCGGACGGCGCGCTGCACGAGTACGCGCGCACGCTGGCGGACGAactggcgcggcgcggcgacTTGGCGGGGCTGGCGCTGACGGGGGTGTCGCCGGCGGGCCTGGCGCTGCTGCAGCGCTGGCTGGACGAGTCGGGTGACGTGCAGACGGCGGCGCTGGTGGCGGCGCGCTGCTGCCCGCCGGAGCTGCTGCGGGACGCACGCGTGCAGGGCTGGTTGGAAGGCTACCGCGCGCTGCTGGACGGCTGGCGGTTGTGGTGGGCGCGCTGCCTGCTGGACACGTGGGTGAGCGCGGGCGGTGCGacgggcgcggcgggcgcgcgcggcggcggcgcgggcgtggCGTGCACCTACTGCGGCAAGCCCGTGGCCACGCCCCACGCGCGCGCCCGCCCCGCCTTCGCCCGCCTGGCGCCCCCGGCGGCGAAAATGAAG ATCTCGTCGTGCCCCAACTGTCGCAAGCCGCTGCCGCGGTGCGGAGTGTGCTCGCTGCACCTGGGCACGGGTGCGGTGGGCGGtggcgcgggcgcgggggcgggtgggggcggggcgggcgcgcAGTTCGGTGGTTGGTTCAGCTGGTGCGTCGCCTGCCGACACGGCGGACACGCCGCGCACCTGCTCGAATGGTTCAG TGAGCACGCGGAGTGCCCGGTAAGCTCGTGCACGTGCCGCTGCGCCGCGCTCGACCCGCCCGACGTGCCCAACGCGCTCGACCCCGCCCCCGCGACCGCAGACGACACGCAGGCCGCGTAG
- the LOC121733359 gene encoding ras-related protein Ral-a isoform X3 has translation MSKKPAGAPTLHKVIMVGSGGVGKSALTLQFMYDEFVEDYEPTKADSYRKKVVLDGEEVQIDILDTAGQEDYAAIRDNYFRSGEGFLCVFSITEPESFDATQEFREQILRVKSDEHIPFLLVGNKSDLADKRRVPLDACRDRAAAWRVPYVETSAKTRDNVDKVFFDLMREIRSRKCDDTRATNGDVKGKKRRKIKCNIL, from the exons ATGTCCAAGAAGCCGGCGGGCGCGCCCACGCTGCACAAGGTGATCATGGTGGGGTCAGGCGGCGTGGGCAAGTCGGCGCTCACGCTGCAGTTCATGTACGACGAGTTCGTCGAGGACTACGAGCCCACGAAGGCCGATAGCTACCGGAAAAAG GTGGTGCTGGACGGCGAGGAGGTGCAGATCGACATCCTGGACACGGCGGGGCAGGAGGACTACGCCGCCATCCGCGACAACTACTTCCGCAGCGGCGAGGGCTTCCTGTGCGTCTTCTCCATCACCGAGCCCGAGAGCTTCGACGCCACGCAG GAGTTCCGCGAGCAGATCCTTCGGGTGAAATCCGACGAGCACATTCCGTTCCTGCTGGTGGGCAACAAGTCGGACCTGGCGGACAAGCGGCGCGTGCCGCTCGACGCGTGCCGCGACCGCGCTGCCGCCTGGCGCGTCCCCTACGTCGAGACGTCGGCCAAGACGCGCGATAACGTCGATAAG gTGTTCTTCGACCTGATGCGCGAGATCCGCTCGCGCAAGTGCGACGACACGCGCGCCACCAACGGCGACGTGAAGGGCAAGAAGCGCAGGAAAATCAAGTGCAATATCTTGTAG
- the LOC121733358 gene encoding GATOR complex protein WDR24, protein MIPSGAICVSEEGPANALALNKDSTQVVIAGRNVFKVFSIGENEFTEVYNLRVGKNLNLNFSSIDVAWSQIDENTLATAATNGAVVVWNLGRLGRSKQEHVFSDHKRSVNKVSFHLTEPGLLISGSQDGMMKCFDLRMKEVARTFISNTESIRDVQFSPHAAHVLAAVSENGTVQLWDSRRHERPLHHYTAHSGPVFACDWHPHSPWLATASRDKTIKVWDIQARPSLEHTIYTIASVGHVKWRPARTHQLASCALVLDCSVHVWDVRRPHVPLATFAEHRDVTTAIAWQGPAAFLATSRDCGLYRHRFHEAAHPVLWANPHGVCVSARGHVAHAAPERPLALPAVPPAPPAAPAARAAALPRKQPTAGSLGPAAQAALERDFAASAASSLLRLRPPPAAPLADTLAAARLFRVRGQPPHLLAEHNAKVARDHKRFMVSHVWEVVRVICSAPTHGAGPAPAPPPPRLPPPAEPAPPPPYPAPEEEPLEEAEEWADSGHHKNSGVLGMPTHSIYIPPAKYCKRDDENGGWVSAASAHYVDVDATDWTLPEEAFPLRAAPAPALPVPAPQPPEPEPEPEAGALGAPAPAPAASSPGGSSGSGTSSSGSTAPPPVSPQPQRAKNMNNFSHESVGGGESEVGSGGGTGTRAGGAGAAAMALLARALRLHAELGDVQTAALVCCVLADRRAELLRRLDDGLPEQWLLGYVELLQRHKLFNRAAEVIKCAWVGSVWSLSQQSTAVAACCGRCGRRTRARTPCECAGGGGEVCAVCGGAVRGLYAWCQGCAHGGHLLHLRDWVRRHQLCPAGCGHHCTLD, encoded by the exons ATGATTCCTTCTGGTGCTATTTGTGTTTCCGAAGAGGGCCCAGCGAATGCTTTAGCATTAAACAAGGATAGCACGCAAGTTGTAATAGCTGGAAGAAATG TGTTCAAAGTCTTCTCAATCGGTGAGAACGAGTTTACGGAGGTGTACAACTTGAGAGTTGGGAAAAATCTCAATCTCAATTTTTCTTCAATAGATGTTGCCTGGAGTCAAATTGATG AGAATACATTAGCAACGGCGGCTACAAATGGGGCAGTGGTTGTGTGGAACCTCGGCCGACTGGGTCGGTCCAAACAGGAGCATGTGTTCTCTGATCACAAGAGATCTGTCAACAAG GTGAGCTTTCATCTGACAGAGCCGGGTCTACTCATCTCTGGATCACAGGATGGCATGATGAAATGTTTTGATCTACGAATGAAGGAAGTTGCTAGGACATTTATCAG CAACACGGAGTCGATCCGCGACGTCCAGTTCAGTCCGCACGCGGCGCACGTGCTGGCAGCGGTGTCCGAGAACGGGACGGTCCAACTGTGGGACTCCCGCCGCCACGAGCGCCCCCTGCACCACTACACTGCGCACTCCGGGCCCGTGTTCGCCTGCGACTGGCACCCGCATTCCCCCTGGCTGGCTACTGCCTCGAGGGACAAGACTATCAAG GTGTGGGACATCCAGGCGCGGCCGAGCCTGGAGCACACGATCTACACGATCGCGTCGGTGGGGCACGTGAAGTGGCGGCCGGCGCGCACGCACCAGCTGGCGTCGTGCGCGCTCGTGTTGGACTGCTCCGTGCACGTGTGGGACGTGCGCCGGCCGCACGTGCCGCTCGCTACCTTCGCCGAGCACCGCGACGTCACCACCGCCATCGCCTGGCAGGGCCCCGCCGCCTTTCTCGCCACCTCGCGCGACTGCGGCCTCTACCGCCACCGCTTCCACGAGGCCGCGCACCCCGTGCTGTGGGCCAACCCGCACGGCGTGTGCGTGTCCGCGCGCGGCCACGTCGCCCACGCCGCGCCCGAGCGCCCGCTCGCCCTGCCCGCCGTGCCCCCCGCGCCCCCCGCTGCgcccgccgcgcgcgccgccgccctgCCGCGCAAGCAGCCCACCGCCGGCTCGCTGGGCCCGGCGGCGCAGGCGGCGCTCGAGCGGGACTTCGCCGCCAGCGCGGCCAGCTCACTGCTGCGCctgcgcccgccgcccgccgcgccgctcgcCGACACGCTGGCCGCCGCGCGCCTGTTCCGCGTGCGCGGCCAGCCGCCGCACCTGCTCGCCGAGCACAACGCCAAGGTCGCGCGCGACCACAAGCGTTTCATG GTGAGCCACGTGTGGGAGGTGGTGCGCGTGATCTGCAGCGCGCCCACACACGGAGCCGGCCCGGCGCCGGCGCCGCCCCCACCGCGCCTGCCGCCCCCCGCCGAGCCTGCGCCGCCGCCCCCCTACCCCGCGCCGGAGGAGGAGCCGCTGGAGGAGGCGGAGGAGTGGGCGGACAGCGGCCACCACAAGAACAGCGGCGTGCTCGGCATGCCCACGCACTCCATCTACATCCCGCCCGCCAAGTATTGCAAGCGCGACGACG AGAACGGCGGCTGGGTGTCGGCGGCATCGGCGCACTACGTGGACGTGGACGCGACGGACTGGACGCTGCCCGAGGAGGCGTTCCCGCtgcgcgccgcgcccgcccccGCGCTCCCGGTGCCCGCGCCGCAGCCGCCTGAGCCCGAGCCGGAGCCGGAAGCCGGCGCACTGGGCGCCCCcgcgcccgcccccgccgcctcCTCGCCCGGCGGCTCGTCCGGCTCCGGCACCTCCAGCTCCGGCAGCACCGCGCCGCCTCCCGTCTCGCCGCAGCCGCAGAGGGCCAAAAATATGAACAACTTCAGTCAC GAGAGCGTCGGGGGCGGCGAGAGCGAGGTCGGGAGCGGGGGCGGGACGGGGAcgcgcgcgggcggcgcgggcgcggcggcgaTGGCGCTGCTGGCGCGCGCGCTGCGCCTGCACGCCGAGCTGGGGGACGTGCAGACGGCGGCGCTCGTGTGCTGCGTGCTGGCGGACCGGCGCGCCGAGCTGCTGCGCCGACTCGACGACGGCCTGCCCGAGCAGTGGCTGCTCGGCTACGTGGAGCTGCTCCAGCGGCACAAGCTGTTCAACCGCGCCGCGGAGGTGATCAAGTGCGCGTGGGTGGGCAGCGTGTGGAGCCTGTCGCAGCAGAGCACGGCGGTGGCGGCGTGCTGCGGGCGCTGCGGGCGGCGCACGCGCGCGCGCACGCCGTGCGAgtgcgcgggcggcggcggggagGTGTGCGCGGTGTGCGGGGGCGCCGTGCGCGGCCTGTACGCCTGGTGCCAGGGCTGCGCGCACGGCGGACACCTGCTCCACCTGCGGGACTGGGTGCGCCGCCACCAGCTCTGCCCCGCCGGCTGCGGCCACCACTGCACGCTCGACTGA
- the LOC121733359 gene encoding ras-related protein Ral-a isoform X1, with protein sequence MFSNIAYQLSSKFSTISRDQKHLLGSMSKKPAGAPTLHKVIMVGSGGVGKSALTLQFMYDEFVEDYEPTKADSYRKKVVLDGEEVQIDILDTAGQEDYAAIRDNYFRSGEGFLCVFSITEPESFDATQEFREQILRVKSDEHIPFLLVGNKSDLADKRRVPLDACRDRAAAWRVPYVETSAKTRDNVDKVFFDLMREIRSRKCDDTRATNGDVKGKKRRKIKCNIL encoded by the exons ATGTTCTCAAATATAGCCTACCAACTCTCGTCGAAGTTTTCAACTATATCAAGAGATCAAAAG CACCTCCTGGGCAGCATGTCCAAGAAGCCGGCGGGCGCGCCCACGCTGCACAAGGTGATCATGGTGGGGTCAGGCGGCGTGGGCAAGTCGGCGCTCACGCTGCAGTTCATGTACGACGAGTTCGTCGAGGACTACGAGCCCACGAAGGCCGATAGCTACCGGAAAAAG GTGGTGCTGGACGGCGAGGAGGTGCAGATCGACATCCTGGACACGGCGGGGCAGGAGGACTACGCCGCCATCCGCGACAACTACTTCCGCAGCGGCGAGGGCTTCCTGTGCGTCTTCTCCATCACCGAGCCCGAGAGCTTCGACGCCACGCAG GAGTTCCGCGAGCAGATCCTTCGGGTGAAATCCGACGAGCACATTCCGTTCCTGCTGGTGGGCAACAAGTCGGACCTGGCGGACAAGCGGCGCGTGCCGCTCGACGCGTGCCGCGACCGCGCTGCCGCCTGGCGCGTCCCCTACGTCGAGACGTCGGCCAAGACGCGCGATAACGTCGATAAG gTGTTCTTCGACCTGATGCGCGAGATCCGCTCGCGCAAGTGCGACGACACGCGCGCCACCAACGGCGACGTGAAGGGCAAGAAGCGCAGGAAAATCAAGTGCAATATCTTGTAG